The Anaerolineales bacterium genome includes the window TTCGCCGTGGTGATCGTCTTCGCCAGGGCGGCCGGGTCGGATGAGATCGCCGACTACGCCGGGCTTTCCCGCCGGGCGCCCGGTCTGTCCCTGGCGCTGATGGTGGCCTTGCTCTCGTTGGCGGGCATGCCGCCGCTGGCAGGGTTTATGGCCAAGTTCTACGTCTTCGCCTCGGCGGTCAACAGCGGGCTGATCTGGCTGGCCTTCGTCGGCGTGCTCAACACCATCATCGGCCTGTACTACTACCTGACGATCCTCAAGGTCGTGTACCTGCACCGCTCGGAGCACGAGGCGGAGCTGGTCCCGGTCTCACGGCCGGCGGCGATGGTGCTGGTGACCTGCGTCGGAGCGATTCTCATCCTGGGCGTGTTCAGCGCGCCCTGGCTGGGATGGGCGCTGCGCGCCGCCGGCAGCCTGGGCTCGGTCTTGTTCTAGGCCCGCCGGCCTCGGCCTCTGGCGAGGCCACCGAGGTTCGGGGAAGGCGCGGGCAAGCAGTGAATGCGGGTGTTGTTGACCCGATAGGTTGACGCCCGATTCCTGCTTGTGCTACAATGCGCAACCGCTGAAGGACAGCCGGGTGAGCGAGCCGGGGAGCGAACCCAAGAAGCCGCTGGCGGGCCTGACGCTCGAGATGCCGCGCCTGACGTTCTCGGAAGGCGCCCGGATGGGGGTGTCGGCCGTCGGTCGGGCCAGCGGGGTCGGTTTCTCGGCTGGGTGCCTGACGGTCTTGCTCACTCTGGGTGCGCTGTTTTTCGGGCTGTGGCTGGATGGCCAGTTGGGCACCAAGCCGATGTTCACCCTGGCTTTCGTGCTCACAAGTATCCCGGTGGGCCTGATTCTTCTGGTCTTCTATGTCATGCACCTCTCCCGGCGGGTAAGCCGGTCGATCTCAGCCGATCAACAACAGCAGGACAAGGAGCCTTAGCGTGCGAAAGGCGATCATCGTCGTGGCCGTCCTGGGGCTGGTGGTCTTCATGTGCGGGCCGCTGACCCGCTTCCTGTTTGTCAGCCTGGGGATTTCCCCCTACGGCGCCTTCCCGGTGGTGGCACTCCCCGCCGAGCCCCTGCCGATCCCCTGGTTCGGCGGCGAAGAGATGACCAACACCTTCCTGACGACATTGATCGTCGATGTCCTTCTCCTGCTGCTGTTCGGGATCACCATGCGCTACGCCCGGAAGGGTGCGCTCCTGCCGCCGAAGAGCAAGCTGGCGAATGTCACCGAGGCCCTGACGGAGGTCTTCTACAACTTCGCCAACTCGATCGGCGGCAAGCGGGGCAAGTCGATCTTCCCGATGGCGGCCACCATCTTCTTCCTGGTGCTGACGGCCAACTGGTTCAAGCTCCTTCCCGGGGCGGAAAGTATCGGCATCGTCGAGGCTCCTCACCTGGCCAGCGTCAAGGCCTACGCCCCCAGGCTGATCGAATGGGGGCCGCTGTCGTTCTACACCTTGGATGGCACGCAGCCGCGGGAGGCGCCCCACGCCGAGGACGGGCTGCTACCCGAGGCCGGACACGCGGAAGGCGAAGGCCTGTGTGAGGCCTGTGTCATCACTCCCTTCGTGCGCGGCCCGGCCACCGATCTGAACTTCACCCTCGGCCTGGCGCTGGTGACCATGGTCATGGTTCAGGTGTGGGGCGTGCGGGCGCAAGGGGCAAAGTACTTCTACAAGTTCATCAATATCCCGGCCATTCGCCAGGGCGGTATGGGCTACATGCTGTTCCTGGTCGGCCTGTTGGAGATCATCTCTGAG containing:
- a CDS encoding AtpZ/AtpI family protein, translating into MSEPGSEPKKPLAGLTLEMPRLTFSEGARMGVSAVGRASGVGFSAGCLTVLLTLGALFFGLWLDGQLGTKPMFTLAFVLTSIPVGLILLVFYVMHLSRRVSRSISADQQQQDKEP
- a CDS encoding F0F1 ATP synthase subunit A — its product is MRKAIIVVAVLGLVVFMCGPLTRFLFVSLGISPYGAFPVVALPAEPLPIPWFGGEEMTNTFLTTLIVDVLLLLLFGITMRYARKGALLPPKSKLANVTEALTEVFYNFANSIGGKRGKSIFPMAATIFFLVLTANWFKLLPGAESIGIVEAPHLASVKAYAPRLIEWGPLSFYTLDGTQPREAPHAEDGLLPEAGHAEGEGLCEACVITPFVRGPATDLNFTLGLALVTMVMVQVWGVRAQGAKYFYKFINIPAIRQGGMGYMLFLVGLLEIISELSRIISFAFRLLGNIFAGTVLIFVMSFLVPFILPAGFYGIEVAVGMIQAAVFALLALVFISMATHGHGDEAQGSPAAEH